In Chelonoidis abingdonii isolate Lonesome George chromosome 22, CheloAbing_2.0, whole genome shotgun sequence, one genomic interval encodes:
- the SEC14L2 gene encoding SEC14-like protein 2 isoform X2, protein MIRKYVEVRKHMDADNIINWRPPEVIQKYMSGGMCGYDWDGCPIWYEIIGPLDAKGILLSASKQDLLKNKYRDCEMLLQECDKQTQKLGKRVEMVMMIYDCEGLGLKHLSKPAVEAYGELLSMFEENYPETLKRLFVIKAPKLFPVAYNLIKHFLSEDTRKKIVVLGANWKEVLQKYIAPEEIPVVYGGTLRDPDGNPKCVTKINYGGDIPKKYYVRDQLKQQYEHLVVVNRGSSHQVEYEILFPGCVLRWQFMSEGADVGFGVYLKTRIGERQRAGEMMEVLPNQRYNAHLVPEDGSLTCSVAGIYVLRFDNTYSYLHAKKVSYTVEVLLPDKKSEEQIQQLEETMNELDLNNAHQ, encoded by the exons ATGATCCGCAAG TATGTTGAGGTTCGGAAGCACATGGATGCTGACAACATCATCAACTGGCGCCCCCCGGAG GTGATTCAGAAGTACATGTCTGGGGGGATGTGTGGGTATGACTGGGATGGCTGCCCCATCTGGTACGAGATCATTGGGCCCCTTGACGCCAAAGGCATCCTCTTATCAGCCTCCAAACAAGATCTGCTCAAAAACAAGTACCgtgactgtgaaatgctgctTCAGGAGTGTGACAAGCAGACCCAGAAG ctggggaagagggttgagaTGGTTATGATGATCTATGACTGTGAGGGGCTGGGCCTGAAGCATCTTTCGAAGCCAGCCGTGGAGGCGTATGGAGAG CTTCTGTCCATGTTTGAGGAGAACTATCCCGAGACCCTGAAGCGCCTGTTTGTAATTAAAG CTCCCAAGCTCTTCCCTGTGGCCTACAACCTCATCAAGCACTTCCTGAGCGAAGACACCCGTAAGAAGATTGTCGTCCTGGGAG CAAACTGGAAGGAGGTCTTGCAGAAGTACATCGCCCCCGAGGAGATCCCTGTGGTGTATGGGGGAACCCTCCGGGACCCAGATGGGAACCCCAAGTGTGTGACCAAG ATTAACTACGGCGGTGACATCCCCAAGAAGTACTATGTGCGGGACCAGCTGAAACAGCAGTATGAGCACTTAGTGGTAGTGAACCGGGGCTCCTCCCACCAGGTGGAGTATGAGATCCTCTTCCCAGGCTGCGTCCTCAG GTGGCAGTTCATGTCCGAAGGGGCTGACGTGGGCTTTGGGGTCTATCTGAAGACTAGAATTGGGGAGCGGCAGCGAGCTGGTGAGATGATGGAGGTGCTTCCAAACCAACGCTACAATGCCCACCTGGTGCCTGAGGACGGTTCCCTCACCTGTTCTGTGGCCGGCATCT ATGTTCTGCGGTTTGACAACACTTACAGCTACCTCCATGCCAAGAAGGTCAGCTACACAGTGGAGGTTCTGCTGCCAGACAAGAAGTCAGAGGAGCAGATCCAGCAACTGGAAGAGACCATGAATGAGTTGGACCTCAACAATGCCCACCAGTGA